A portion of the Sphaerochaeta pleomorpha str. Grapes genome contains these proteins:
- a CDS encoding ABC transporter ATP-binding protein, producing MNAIKDTPPFLELRDVSKTYYLTKSHTVQAVDSVSFCIGQGEFVTLIGPSGCGKSTTLRMIAGFLKPTQGDILLEGKSITSLGPEQRNIPMVFQNYALFPHLNVFENIAYGLKARKYSEDAIVHDVAMMCQMLNLVGMETRFPDELSDGQQQRVSLARALVIKPKILLFDEPLSNLDARLRIQTRAEIKRMQQILKITVLYVTHDQQEALSIPDRVVVMHKGKIIQQGRPREIYNNPKTPFVADFIGNANFYEACVVSVEPSSVLVALYDETFSVPLTQCDHLPIKGERILLSINPITIALSDSREALGENGYTAIVEQCLFNGQSFEYTTTFGDTSLRVLHPNIRGDALEYATGTPVILTFHPETFHVYKIKE from the coding sequence ATGAATGCAATCAAGGATACTCCGCCCTTTTTGGAACTCAGGGATGTCAGCAAAACCTATTATCTTACGAAAAGCCATACAGTGCAGGCTGTAGACTCTGTCTCTTTCTGTATAGGACAGGGTGAATTCGTTACCCTCATAGGACCCTCGGGGTGTGGCAAAAGTACGACGCTGCGCATGATCGCAGGATTTCTCAAACCCACCCAAGGGGATATTCTGCTTGAGGGAAAATCTATCACTTCCCTTGGCCCTGAGCAACGAAACATCCCCATGGTCTTTCAAAACTATGCACTTTTCCCCCATCTGAACGTTTTTGAGAACATAGCGTATGGTTTGAAGGCGAGAAAGTACTCAGAAGATGCCATCGTTCACGATGTAGCCATGATGTGCCAGATGCTGAATCTTGTGGGTATGGAGACTCGGTTTCCTGATGAGCTATCCGATGGGCAACAACAACGAGTGTCCCTTGCCAGGGCTTTGGTCATAAAACCCAAGATACTTCTTTTTGATGAACCTCTGTCCAACCTTGACGCACGGCTAAGAATCCAGACGCGGGCGGAAATCAAACGCATGCAACAGATTCTTAAGATTACCGTGCTGTATGTAACACACGACCAACAGGAAGCCCTCAGCATTCCCGATAGGGTAGTGGTCATGCACAAAGGAAAAATCATCCAGCAAGGAAGACCGAGAGAAATCTACAACAACCCCAAAACCCCCTTTGTTGCTGATTTTATCGGAAATGCCAACTTTTACGAGGCTTGTGTCGTTTCCGTTGAACCATCCTCCGTCTTGGTTGCCCTGTATGATGAAACTTTCAGTGTTCCCCTGACGCAATGTGACCACCTGCCCATCAAGGGCGAAAGGATACTGCTTTCCATCAACCCAATCACCATTGCACTTTCCGACTCTCGTGAGGCCTTAGGGGAAAATGGGTATACCGCCATTGTTGAACAGTGCCTGTTCAACGGCCAATCCTTCGAGTATACAACTACGTTTGGCGATACCAGTCTCAGGGTCCTGCACCCGAATATTCGAGGTGATGCCCTGGAATATGCTACCGGTACCCCAGTGATACTGACCTTTCATCCCGAGACGTTCCATGTATATAAAATCAAGGAGTAG